Within Sorangiineae bacterium MSr11367, the genomic segment CCACCATGCCGTCCAAGTCGTGCGGGTTCACCGTGATCGCTTCACCCAATTCGGCGAAAGCTCCGGCGAATTCGCTCAGGACGAGAACGCCATCGCCGTCGGTGCGCGAGGCGACGAACTCCTTCGCGACAAGGTTCATGCCATCACGCAGCGGCGTGACGAGCATCACGTCCGCGGCGCGGTAGAGTGCGGTCACCTGCTTCTGCGAGAACGAGCGGTACAGGTAGTGGATGGGCACTTGTCCCACCGAGCCATACGCGCCGTTGATGCGCCCGACGGTCTCCTCGAGCTCGCGTCGGAACGAGGCGTATGCGTCGACTTTTTCGCGCGAAGGAACGGCGACTTGCACCAACCTTACGCGGCCTCGAAGCCGCGGCTCACGTTCGAGCAATCGCTCCATCGCCAGCAGACGTCGCTGGATGCCCTTCGTGTAATCGAGCCGATCCACGCCGAGGAAGATCTGCTGCCCCTTGGCCTGCTCGCGCATGCCCGTGACTTGCGCGATGACGTCCTCGTCGTTGGCGAGCTTCTCGAACGCCGCCACGTCGATGCCCATCGGGAAGACGCCGAGGCGGATGGTACGGCCTTGGTAAGGCACCCGATCGATGGAGAAGCTCGCATCGAGCGTGCGCACGATCGACTTGGCGAAATGGCGCAGATACCCGTACGTGTGAAAGCCGACGAGGTCGGCGCCGAGCATGCCGTCGAGGATCTCCTCACGCCACGGCAGGATGCGGAAGATGTCCGTCGCCGGAAACGGGATGTGCAGGAAAAAGCCAATCTTCGCGCGGGGAAGCGCCTTGCGCAGCATGCCCGGAACCAGCGTGAGCTGGTAGTCGTGCACCCAGATGAGATCGTCCTCGCGGTACTGCGCGATGACGGCCTCGGCGAAGCGTTGGTTCACGCGGCGGTACGAGTCCCAATCGTGCGCATCGATGGGGATGCGGTGCAACAGGTAGTGGAACAGCGGCCAGAGCACGCCGTTGGAGAAGCCTTCGTAGTAGCGCGCGACCTCACTCGCACTGAGCTGCACCGGCACCGTTTTCAGGTCGGTGAGCTCTTGGTTCACGCGGGCGAGCTGCTCGGGTTTGAGCTTCGACACGTCGCCTGGCCAGCCGATCCAAAGGCCGTCCGAGCGGCGATGCGGTCCACTGAGGCCCGTGGCGAGTCCGCCGGCGCTGGGCGTGACGGTCACGCCGCGCGGGTCGGCCTTCACCGTCACGGGGAGACGGTTCGAAACCAATAAAAGACGCGGCATCAGCTACCACCGACGTCTTCGCAGACCTTGGCGCCGTCTCCGTTCGGCCGCCCGTCGTGGACTTCCATCGGGCAGTAGCCACCCACACGCAGCTGGTCCACGAGCTCGACCACGGCGGAGCTCGACCAGTTGCGCTTGCCGTCGAAGCGAGCGCGGATGATGCCGCGCGGATCGATGACCCACGTCTCCGGGAAGAGGTTCGTGCCGTACTTGCCCCCGACGATCT encodes:
- a CDS encoding bifunctional alpha,alpha-trehalose-phosphate synthase (UDP-forming)/trehalose-phosphatase; its protein translation is MPRLLLVSNRLPVTVKADPRGVTVTPSAGGLATGLSGPHRRSDGLWIGWPGDVSKLKPEQLARVNQELTDLKTVPVQLSASEVARYYEGFSNGVLWPLFHYLLHRIPIDAHDWDSYRRVNQRFAEAVIAQYREDDLIWVHDYQLTLVPGMLRKALPRAKIGFFLHIPFPATDIFRILPWREEILDGMLGADLVGFHTYGYLRHFAKSIVRTLDASFSIDRVPYQGRTIRLGVFPMGIDVAAFEKLANDEDVIAQVTGMREQAKGQQIFLGVDRLDYTKGIQRRLLAMERLLEREPRLRGRVRLVQVAVPSREKVDAYASFRRELEETVGRINGAYGSVGQVPIHYLYRSFSQKQVTALYRAADVMLVTPLRDGMNLVAKEFVASRTDGDGVLVLSEFAGAFAELGEAITVNPHDLDGMVAAYKHALRMPEEERRSRMRTLRERVQRHDVHRWADSFISKLEHLPRAEPLGDSPSTSAEIEDLVERIREAPSLALLLDYDGTLAPIERVPELAAPTKEVKALLASLTHRSQPTDVNVVSGRTRESLQEWLGDLPISLYAEHGAWGHEQGQSWVPMRELHSEWKTSLRTILNDFTDRTPGSRIEEKWASIAWHYRMADAEFGPLQARELATYLTDILSNAPVEVIHGHKVVEIRQQGIHKGIIVDRVLERAQPAFVLAIGDDRTDEDMFRALPPSGVAIHVGKGRSAATYRLADPAAVSSLLRALI